The genome window CACTGGTGCTAAAAATCCATTTAGATTTGAGTTTCTAGAGAATCAAGCTCAGGGTTCTGAACTTACCAGTTATGCTAAACCTTTAACTAAAATTTCTCATGTAGGTGTAGTTGGGACTCGTAAACAAGGTCCATTTTCGATTTACCAGCCTATAGATGAATTTAAAAGTTTCTCTTTAATGGATGGCGATAAATTGTTTTTTAATGATGACTGGGACGCACAAGTTTTGGATGTAAAACTTGAAGGTAGTTTTATTGGCCCTTCTTATTTTACGGCGAAAAAACCTACCAAATTATATGATTTGTTAAACCATGTGCAAGTCGATCCTGAACTCGCTGATTTCAACTCAATTTACATTCGCCGTGAAAGCGTTGCTTTAAAACAAAAAGAAATGATTGATCAATCATTAGACCGTTTAGAACGAAATGTGTATACCAACCCAACTATTTCTTCTGGTGAAGCTGCTATTCAAGTACAAGAAGCGTCGTTAATATCTGGCTTTGTTGCAAGAGCAAAACAAATAATGCCTTTAGGTAAAGTGATTGTCTCTGATAAAGGCGAAATAGCAAACATAAACCTAGAGCAAGGCGATGTAGTTGTTATCCCAGAAAAAACTGATTTAATACACATTGGCGGTGAAGTCTTAATGCCACAATCCGTTGTGTTTAATTCAAAGGCTACAATAACTGATTATATCGCTTGGACCGGTGGTTATACTGAACGAGCTAATTTTGAACGTCTATTAATTGTGCATGCTAATGGAATGATTTCTTTTCATGATGAAGATTCAGATAGCTGGATGTCAGAAAGCAATGCTCCTGCAATATTACAGCCAGGAGACCAAATACTGGTTTTGCCTAGAGTCGTGGCAAAATCAATGGAAACAGTGAAAGATCTAACTCAAATTATCTATCAAATTGCAGTTGCCGCAGATGTGGTTGCTAATTAAATAAATGGCTGAAATTAGAAAACGTTCTCGCATACAGATATGGCAAGATGTTATTTTTGCTATATTTTTGCGAGAAATAAAAAGCAAATTTAATGATAAAGTTGGAATTAGCTGGGCAATTATAAACCCACTAGTGTTTGTTTTTGTTCTATCATTCATGCGAAGTCAGTTAAGTGGTCCTATAACCCATACAATGCCAACTTTTATCTTTATGGTTTATGGCATGTTACTCATTCAACTTTTTCTTTCAACGTTCAGTTCTGCATCAAACTGTATTAAGAGAAATAAAGCATTATTTGCCTTTCGACAAGTGCAGCCTATAAGTGCCTTAATTGCTAACGGTTTATTTGAGTTACTTGTAAAAGCAATTGTAATATTGGTTATTTTACTGCTTATTTATTTAATGGGTGATGAAGTAAAGATATATAACCCGTTACTTGTGTTGTTTTATATTGTGCAAGTTTGGTTTATTTCGATGAGTTTGGGATTGTTATTTGCAATTGGCAAAGCCTATATAGACGAAATAGCTAAATTAGAGAGTCTGCTTTTAAGACCCATGTTTTTTATTTCTGGAGTGTTTTTCAGTCTGCAAGATATACCGGAAGAGTTTTGGCCTTATTTGGCTTGGAATCCATTTTTGCACGCGATAGAGTTAAGCCGTGATGCTGCCTACCCTAACTTTAATGCGATTGGTGTCAGCGATGGCTTTCTGTTGTTAAATACCCTAGCGTTTACGTTTATTGCATTAGCATGCTATAGGGTGTGTTGGAAGCAAGTGATTAGTCGATGATAAAACTAACGAATGTGACTAAATATTATCCATCTAAATTGGGTAATCAGTATATTCTTAAAAACCTCTCATTTGAAATTCCGAGTAATCACAATATTGCCATTCTCGGCAGGAATGGAGCGGGTAAGTCTACGTTATTTAGGCTGCTAGCTAGCAGTGAATACCCAAATAAGGGATCCATTGAATCTAGTCACAATATCTCTTGGCCTGTAGCATTAGCAACAGGGATTCACCCGCAAATGACGGGGCGCGAAAATACTCGATTTATTGGTAGAGTAAATGGAGTTTCTGATCTAGATGAATATGAACTCAGTGTTAGAGATTTTGCTGAACTTGGTCAAAAATATGACTTACCGGTTAAAACATATTCAAGTGGCATGCGCTCAAGATTAGCGTTTGCTTGTTGTATGACCGTCGGTTTTGATATTTATTTGATTGATGAGGCTACATCTGTAGGCGATCCAAAATTTAAACGTAAAGCAAAAGCTGCTTTGTTAGATAAAAGTAAGCAGGCAAATGTGATAATGGTAAGCCATGATACTGAAGAAATCCGCCAGTTTTGTGACAGCGCTATTATAATCCATAAGGGTCAATTAGAATTTTATAATGATCTTGAGTATGCTATTGAAGAGTATGAAAAATTATAATGAATAAACAACTTGAAGAGCTAGAGTTAAAATTCGAAAAATTTAAATCGTCTACGTCAGAAAAAGACTGGGAATCTCCAGACTTTTTAAGAGATGAAGCGATTGATATTGAAAATAAAGATTTAGAGTTAGCATATCGGTTAATGCAACGAGCACTTGTATTAAGACCGAATGGGCCATTAATTGCGAAGAAAGTTGACGAGTACAAATTAGAGCTAATTGACAATAAATCGTTTTTATTTATTAACGAAAAAAGTGAACAAACGAAAGCCGCTAAAGAAAAAAAATTTAAAATTCTCTCTAATAAACGTGTTAATAACGTTATTGCAAATCTTCCCGATTGGAGTAAAAAAAGCTTTTTTATATTTGTCAGCTTACCTTGGTTATTATTTACTTTTTATATGATCGTATGGGCCTCTCCAAGGTTTGAAAGCCAATCACAACTAATCGTTCGTCAACCTGATGATATGGCGACATTAGACGCATCAATGGCTATTTTGAGTGGTTTAGGCATGCCGTCTGCAAATACTGATACTCAATTAGTTGAAGCATATGTTTATTCCAATGATATGCTCAGTTATCTAGACGATACATTAAATTTGAAAGAGCAATTTGAAGATTCAAGTTACGATTTTTTTAGCCGTCTTAGTCCTTGGGCTAGCAGAG of Thalassotalea fonticola contains these proteins:
- a CDS encoding ABC transporter permease — translated: MAEIRKRSRIQIWQDVIFAIFLREIKSKFNDKVGISWAIINPLVFVFVLSFMRSQLSGPITHTMPTFIFMVYGMLLIQLFLSTFSSASNCIKRNKALFAFRQVQPISALIANGLFELLVKAIVILVILLLIYLMGDEVKIYNPLLVLFYIVQVWFISMSLGLLFAIGKAYIDEIAKLESLLLRPMFFISGVFFSLQDIPEEFWPYLAWNPFLHAIELSRDAAYPNFNAIGVSDGFLLLNTLAFTFIALACYRVCWKQVISR
- a CDS encoding polysaccharide biosynthesis/export family protein; this encodes MKPTFKIIITVLLTMLSLAPSANAALPKSAKMDAANQALAGSMTPNQALTQLDSTAAMTPDVTALSQGEYTQVYRSGTMLPGEYPIEQLLPTVEAGLPAPYGANIFAGGYETERVEGTNDDYLIAPGDKISIWLWGAINFADVTTVDNQGNIFIPEIGPIQVQNVPASKINQLVTTKLRSIYKQSVQIYVNLLTATPVSVYISGPVIRPGQYAGMASDSVLYFLKRAGGIDAERGSYRKIQVIRDGKNLVTIDLYDFIRKGYMPNVNFKDKDVILVEPQGATVVVTTGAKNPFRFEFLENQAQGSELTSYAKPLTKISHVGVVGTRKQGPFSIYQPIDEFKSFSLMDGDKLFFNDDWDAQVLDVKLEGSFIGPSYFTAKKPTKLYDLLNHVQVDPELADFNSIYIRRESVALKQKEMIDQSLDRLERNVYTNPTISSGEAAIQVQEASLISGFVARAKQIMPLGKVIVSDKGEIANINLEQGDVVVIPEKTDLIHIGGEVLMPQSVVFNSKATITDYIAWTGGYTERANFERLLIVHANGMISFHDEDSDSWMSESNAPAILQPGDQILVLPRVVAKSMETVKDLTQIIYQIAVAADVVAN
- a CDS encoding ABC transporter ATP-binding protein, yielding MIKLTNVTKYYPSKLGNQYILKNLSFEIPSNHNIAILGRNGAGKSTLFRLLASSEYPNKGSIESSHNISWPVALATGIHPQMTGRENTRFIGRVNGVSDLDEYELSVRDFAELGQKYDLPVKTYSSGMRSRLAFACCMTVGFDIYLIDEATSVGDPKFKRKAKAALLDKSKQANVIMVSHDTEEIRQFCDSAIIIHKGQLEFYNDLEYAIEEYEKL